From a single Candidatus Atribacteria bacterium genomic region:
- the ade gene encoding adenine deaminase, producing MNLAEIIKVARGKEKADLLLKNGKIVNVFSGEIYPSDVAIYKDTIVGLGEGYEAKKQVDISDCFLSPGFIDGHIHLESSMVKISEFAKTVVPKGTTSVVIDPHEIANVLGLEGIRYMLESSKHNPLNIFMMLPSCVPASSLGTSGANLSVNDLFPLLEEKRVLGLGEMMNFPGVLNQNPDVLDKIAVFSKKCIDGHAPNLSGKDLCAYVSAQIRSDHECTTVEEAKEKLRLGMYIMLREGSVTRNLIDLLPLVQPDNSRRCFFCCDDRHPKDLIEKGHINYIIKTAIHKGIDPVTAIRMATINTTEYFRLRNLGAIAPGYLANLVVFDNFKDFNILKVFNNGNLVAENGELLELKPKPLEVPIRGSINIKWLYPEDFKIPVKGSKCRVIKITPGQIITEEIIEVPKVDNGFVVSDTKRDILKIAVIERHHASQKVSRGLIKGVGLKKGAIGSSVAHDSHNIIIVGTNDEDILNVGAAIAKMGGGLAISVNEKVIDSLPLPIAGLMSDRPLLEVKEKLDSLYKTAKKIGITVDNPFMSIAFLSLEVAPHLKITNKGLVDVNRSKMVDLFVD from the coding sequence ATGAACCTTGCTGAAATTATTAAAGTTGCTAGAGGAAAGGAAAAGGCAGACCTATTATTAAAAAATGGAAAGATAGTTAATGTTTTTTCCGGAGAAATATACCCTTCCGATGTAGCTATTTATAAAGATACAATAGTAGGATTAGGAGAAGGATATGAGGCAAAAAAACAGGTAGATATTTCTGACTGTTTTCTTTCTCCCGGATTTATAGATGGTCACATTCACTTAGAAAGTTCTATGGTTAAAATTTCAGAGTTTGCCAAAACTGTAGTACCAAAAGGAACAACTTCAGTGGTTATTGATCCTCACGAAATTGCCAATGTATTGGGTTTAGAAGGTATCAGGTATATGTTAGAATCCAGCAAGCATAATCCTTTAAATATTTTTATGATGCTTCCTTCTTGTGTTCCAGCTTCGTCTTTGGGGACTTCCGGAGCAAACCTTAGCGTAAATGATTTATTCCCTTTGTTAGAAGAAAAAAGAGTTTTAGGGTTGGGAGAAATGATGAATTTTCCGGGAGTATTAAACCAGAACCCCGACGTATTGGACAAAATAGCAGTGTTCTCCAAAAAATGCATCGATGGACATGCTCCAAATTTATCCGGTAAAGATCTTTGCGCCTATGTCTCCGCGCAAATAAGATCTGATCATGAGTGCACGACAGTAGAAGAGGCAAAAGAAAAATTGAGATTGGGTATGTATATTATGTTGAGAGAAGGTTCAGTTACCCGTAATTTAATTGATCTTTTACCGTTAGTACAACCTGATAATTCCCGAAGATGTTTCTTTTGTTGCGATGATCGTCATCCCAAAGATCTCATCGAAAAGGGACATATTAACTATATTATAAAAACTGCTATCCATAAAGGTATAGACCCTGTTACTGCTATAAGGATGGCTACTATAAATACTACAGAATATTTCAGACTAAGAAATTTAGGAGCAATTGCTCCTGGTTATCTGGCTAATTTAGTGGTTTTTGATAATTTTAAAGATTTTAATATCCTTAAAGTATTTAATAATGGAAATTTGGTTGCTGAAAACGGAGAGTTATTAGAACTAAAACCTAAACCATTAGAGGTACCTATTAGAGGATCAATTAATATTAAGTGGCTTTATCCCGAAGATTTTAAAATTCCCGTAAAAGGCAGTAAATGTAGAGTTATAAAAATTACTCCCGGTCAAATTATTACGGAAGAAATAATAGAAGTTCCTAAAGTCGATAATGGTTTTGTGGTTTCCGATACCAAGCGCGATATATTAAAGATTGCGGTAATAGAGAGACATCACGCTTCGCAAAAAGTGAGTAGAGGTTTAATCAAAGGAGTTGGGTTAAAAAAAGGTGCCATTGGTTCATCTGTCGCTCATGACTCGCATAATATTATTATTGTGGGTACCAATGATGAAGATATACTAAATGTCGGAGCAGCTATTGCAAAGATGGGGGGTGGGCTAGCAATATCCGTAAATGAAAAAGTAATAGATTCTCTTCCTTTACCTATTGCTGGTTTGATGTCAGATAGACCTTTGTTAGAGGTGAAAGAAAAATTAGACTCCCTCTATAAAACTGCCAAAAAAATAGGGATTACCGTAGATAATCCTTTTATGAGCATTGCATTTTTATCCTTAGAAGTAGCTCCTCACCTTAAAATAACCAATAAAGGCTTGGTAGATGTGAATCGTTCAAAAATGGTAGATTTGTTTGTAGATTAG